The following are encoded in a window of Candidatus Hydrogenedens sp. genomic DNA:
- a CDS encoding extracellular solute-binding protein has product MRTKGSNIYKQLLAIRNSLFPILVFTTFILTCTISAEDTVRLYYWGNELDFFVGEMVRDFEHLYNGINRKPKIKVVMGQSASLNKTDDPQRLLCAVAGGDPPDVVFFDRFAVAQWASRGAFLCLQNFYEEDLKERPDDPWTLKEEYFFPPCWKESQYEGKLYAIPCDTDNRGLYYNLDLLEKYAEQLKAIGCVDPNDPNKVGPPRTWEQLKKASVIMTEKDARGDIKQIGFIPNFGNSWLYIYGWLNGGEFMSPDGKICTLNSKEIVEALAYMSELYDIMGGADKVMAFQSSMLIGDLDPFVAGKVAMKIDGDFAMIPIANSRRSMRFGVVPAPAPEGKPRIGWTGGFSYVIPATARHPKEAWLFIKYLMSKRAIQIRNNAEAEKVKGSGAIFIPRMSARSDLTQWIMEHYLYSDPSIENTFKQSMQTFVSMMPEAKYRPVTPVGQLLWNEHVRAMWEGIYKKYSPDYLENAKQALDRSTQIVQQELDRIHKPKYHPTISWTPIVIVYVIIILIIITIITYILFKRSSAKGYFRKEYYAGYFFASPWFLGFLIFGGGPLLFSFIMSFCNYDVLSPPKWVGFENYRFMISDPLFYKSLWNTIYMTIGVPLGMIVSLAIALLLQREWKGMATYRTIFYLPAIMPGVAASILWLWIFNPQEGMMNAVLTKVGIVGPNWLQDPNWSKPALIIMGVWSSGGSMIIWLAGLKTIPVQLYEAAEIDGAGAIRKFFYITLPMLSPYILFNLIMGFIGTFQIFTQAFIMTQGGPVDSTLFYAYYLFNNGFQYLRMGYASALAWILFGIILVLTILQLKVSQKWVYYEREQ; this is encoded by the coding sequence GCAATAAGAAATAGCTTATTTCCTATTCTTGTCTTTACTACTTTCATTTTAACATGCACAATTTCAGCTGAGGATACCGTTCGGCTTTACTATTGGGGTAATGAGTTGGATTTCTTCGTTGGGGAAATGGTGCGTGACTTTGAACACCTTTACAATGGTATCAACAGAAAACCGAAGATAAAAGTAGTCATGGGGCAAAGTGCATCACTCAATAAGACAGATGACCCACAACGACTACTTTGTGCAGTGGCAGGAGGAGACCCACCTGATGTCGTATTTTTCGACCGATTCGCAGTAGCACAATGGGCTTCACGCGGTGCATTTTTATGTTTGCAAAATTTCTATGAAGAAGACCTAAAAGAACGTCCAGATGACCCATGGACACTCAAAGAAGAATATTTCTTTCCACCATGCTGGAAGGAAAGTCAATATGAAGGCAAATTATATGCAATCCCATGTGATACAGATAATCGTGGGTTATACTACAATCTTGACCTCCTCGAAAAATATGCAGAACAACTTAAAGCCATTGGCTGTGTTGACCCTAATGACCCCAATAAAGTTGGACCACCACGCACATGGGAACAATTAAAAAAAGCATCTGTCATCATGACCGAGAAAGATGCCAGAGGTGATATAAAACAGATAGGCTTTATTCCTAACTTCGGCAATTCATGGCTCTATATCTATGGATGGCTCAATGGCGGTGAATTTATGAGCCCCGACGGTAAAATCTGCACTCTAAATAGCAAAGAAATCGTAGAAGCATTAGCCTACATGTCAGAATTATATGATATTATGGGCGGGGCTGATAAAGTTATGGCGTTTCAGTCCTCAATGTTAATAGGCGACCTTGACCCCTTTGTTGCAGGAAAGGTTGCAATGAAAATAGACGGTGACTTCGCAATGATTCCCATTGCCAATTCTCGACGTTCCATGCGATTCGGCGTTGTCCCTGCTCCCGCACCAGAGGGAAAACCACGAATTGGATGGACTGGCGGTTTCTCTTATGTTATCCCCGCAACAGCACGACATCCCAAAGAAGCCTGGCTATTCATCAAATATCTCATGTCAAAACGTGCTATACAAATACGAAATAATGCAGAAGCAGAAAAAGTGAAAGGTTCTGGTGCCATTTTTATACCACGGATGAGTGCTCGTAGCGACCTAACACAATGGATTATGGAACATTATCTATATTCTGACCCATCCATCGAAAATACATTCAAGCAATCTATGCAAACTTTCGTATCCATGATGCCCGAAGCAAAGTATCGACCAGTTACGCCTGTTGGACAATTGCTCTGGAATGAACATGTTCGAGCTATGTGGGAAGGTATCTACAAAAAATATAGCCCCGATTATCTTGAAAATGCTAAACAAGCATTAGACCGAAGTACCCAAATCGTCCAGCAAGAATTAGACCGTATCCATAAACCCAAATACCACCCTACAATTTCATGGACACCTATTGTAATTGTATATGTTATTATAATACTCATTATTATTACTATAATTACTTACATTTTGTTCAAAAGGTCAAGTGCTAAAGGATATTTTAGAAAAGAATATTATGCAGGTTATTTCTTTGCAAGCCCTTGGTTCTTAGGTTTCCTTATTTTTGGTGGGGGTCCATTGTTATTTTCATTCATTATGAGTTTTTGTAATTATGATGTGCTTTCTCCGCCGAAATGGGTCGGATTTGAAAACTACCGATTCATGATAAGCGACCCTCTATTTTATAAGTCATTGTGGAATACAATTTATATGACCATAGGTGTGCCATTAGGTATGATTGTAAGTTTAGCTATCGCCTTGTTATTGCAACGGGAATGGAAAGGCATGGCAACGTATCGGACTATATTTTATCTCCCAGCAATTATGCCTGGCGTCGCTGCGTCCATTTTATGGTTATGGATTTTTAATCCTCAGGAAGGGATGATGAATGCAGTTCTTACCAAAGTAGGCATAGTAGGTCCTAATTGGCTTCAGGACCCTAATTGGTCTAAACCAGCCCTTATTATCATGGGGGTATGGTCTTCAGGTGGTAGTATGATTATATGGTTGGCAGGTTTGAAGACGATACCAGTGCAACTCTATGAAGCGGCGGAGATTGATGGTGCTGGTGCTATCCGTAAATTTTTCTACATTACTTTACCTATGTTAAGCCCTTACATACTGTTTAATCTTATTATGGGGTTCATTGGTACTTTCCAGATTTTCACTCAGGCATTTATTATGACTCAAGGTGGTCCCGTAGACTCAACTTTATTCTATGCGTATTACCTTTTCAATAACGGTTTCCAATATCTTCGCATGGGATATGCCTCAGCGTTAGCATGGATTTTATTTGGTATTATACTTGTTTTGACTATATTACAATTGAAAGTATCGCAAAAGTGGGTTTATTATGAACGTGAGCAATAA
- a CDS encoding ABC transporter permease subunit has translation MNVSNKQIIKIWRWFRFGIYHCLLLLGAIMFSAPFVWLIGTSFKSPDELYPPSWFPPIPAHVITSPYFGANANELPIQPVDVDDERWKTFLEIGRDAVKQRLYLIKNDIPEFIKPYLNEPTLTDVILGSLFRRMPKELWSDEPEKFSTWISNEINMDTVINNFDIVYRRVAVGELLIKTWDAETFRIGDAETLQWHIYGTCAQLVPRLSYFSRKGIEIHYDFSKSSEFTIETVADCNISAEDFKKLRLGLRGDKSWFTVLATIDIGGKRFQSTEAVYLQYDQWQDCLWQVASDEDKSIMMKSWYTVKQIGDATETPKDKIRLRLHIKKISYPMVLARKAWGNYREVLREIPLKNYVYNSLFLVVMNIIGQVFSASFVAYAFARLRWPGRDYYFILILATLMIPAQVTLVPAFLIWKTLGLYNTLVPLWASSFFGNAFFIFLLRQFMLSIPRDLEDSALIDGCSYLGIYRHVILPLIKPALATVAIFTFLWVWNDFMGPLVFLTDQEKYPLSLGLFALHAMLIWFARFELMMSASVLMTLPVIALFFFAQRQFIQGITLTGMKG, from the coding sequence ATGAACGTGAGCAATAAGCAAATTATCAAAATATGGCGATGGTTTCGCTTTGGTATCTATCATTGTCTCCTTCTATTAGGTGCCATTATGTTTTCTGCTCCGTTCGTATGGCTTATAGGAACGAGTTTTAAGTCGCCTGATGAACTTTATCCACCGAGCTGGTTTCCTCCTATCCCTGCACATGTGATAACATCACCCTATTTTGGAGCAAACGCGAATGAACTACCTATCCAACCTGTGGATGTTGATGATGAACGGTGGAAAACCTTTCTGGAAATAGGGCGAGATGCAGTTAAACAACGATTATACCTAATAAAAAACGATATTCCAGAATTTATCAAGCCTTATCTAAATGAACCGACCCTTACGGATGTTATCCTTGGTAGTCTATTTCGGAGAATGCCGAAAGAATTATGGAGTGATGAGCCTGAAAAATTTAGCACATGGATTTCTAATGAAATAAATATGGATACTGTAATAAATAATTTTGATATCGTTTATCGTCGTGTCGCAGTCGGAGAACTGTTAATAAAAACATGGGATGCGGAAACGTTTCGCATCGGAGATGCGGAAACATTACAATGGCACATTTATGGGACATGTGCTCAATTGGTGCCTCGACTAAGCTACTTCAGTCGGAAAGGGATTGAAATTCATTACGATTTTTCGAAAAGTAGCGAATTCACTATCGAAACAGTTGCAGATTGCAATATCTCCGCAGAGGACTTTAAAAAATTACGGCTTGGCTTACGAGGCGATAAGTCTTGGTTTACAGTCCTTGCAACTATTGACATCGGCGGAAAACGGTTTCAATCAACAGAGGCAGTATATCTCCAGTATGACCAGTGGCAAGATTGTCTTTGGCAAGTCGCAAGTGATGAAGATAAAAGTATTATGATGAAAAGTTGGTATACAGTAAAACAAATAGGCGATGCAACTGAAACCCCAAAAGATAAAATTCGGCTTCGCTTACACATAAAGAAAATTTCATATCCTATGGTTCTTGCTCGTAAAGCATGGGGTAATTATCGGGAAGTGCTAAGGGAAATACCACTCAAGAACTATGTTTATAACAGTCTGTTCTTGGTGGTAATGAATATCATAGGGCAGGTTTTTTCAGCATCGTTTGTAGCATACGCATTTGCAAGACTTCGCTGGCCTGGACGAGATTATTATTTTATCCTTATTTTAGCAACATTAATGATACCCGCACAGGTAACATTGGTTCCTGCCTTTTTAATCTGGAAAACATTAGGATTGTATAACACGTTAGTGCCTTTATGGGCAAGTTCTTTCTTTGGCAATGCTTTCTTTATTTTCCTGCTTCGACAGTTCATGTTAAGCATACCGAGAGATTTAGAGGATAGTGCGTTAATCGATGGATGCAGTTACTTAGGGATATACCGACATGTCATTTTACCTCTAATCAAGCCAGCATTAGCCACGGTTGCCATCTTTACCTTCCTATGGGTTTGGAATGATTTCATGGGACCTTTAGTATTCCTAACCGACCAGGAAAAATACCCGCTGAGTTTGGGACTTTTTGCTTTACATGCAATGTTAATATGGTTTGCTCGATTCGAGTTAATGATGTCAGCATCTGTATTAATGACACTTCCAGTCATTGCTTTGTTTTTCTTTGCTCAACGACAGTTTATTCAGGGAATTACCTTGACTGGAATGAAGGGATAA